One Bacteroidales bacterium genomic window, CTAGTGGGGCTACGTTAAAGCTTGATATTCAACATGTCAGGCTTTTTTTGTTTGAATCGCTTCCGGTTTTGTTCAGGTTTCCGAAATCAATTCGATTGACAAACCCAGTGTGCTTGCAAATATGATATCCTTCATGTTCACACGGTTGTTTTGTTCACGAAACGTGAACGGGTAAATATTTTGAACAAAACTTCCAATCGAGCTTTAATTGCTACTCGATATTCGATTAAAAATAGCGGGAATGTGCCGCCAACAAAAAAGGCTGCCTCTCGCGAAGCAGCCTTTTTACGTTTTCAATTATAAACTTTTACTAATAGATGGTAACCCTTCGGGTGATGACATCACCGGTAGATTGTGTGATAGCTACGATATAGAGCCCGGCTTTGTATTGCGACACATCCAGACGGATCTGATTTGCATCAAAGCTCTGGCTCATGACGATCTGGCCTACGCTATTAAGCAACTCCACCTTGCGAATGTTGCCGCTGGCTTTGATGTTCAGCTCGCTGTTGGCCGGGTTGGGATAAATCGCAAGGTTGTTCAGAGTATGGTCATCGTTCACACTGGTTGCGGTTTCGATAATATCCACAACGCGCGAAGCTCCATTTTCTGCAAACAATCCATCACTCGAGGGGAAGTCGGTATCATAAACAAATGTTACCGCCTGATGCCCTTGTGTGATTGCATTGTACTTGCGCATAAACATCTTTTCGCCGGTTTCAAAGCCTGCCCGCTCATCGCGCAATTGGTTGTTGCGACCCATAGCTATCAAGCTAAATACCTCTTCTGTATTACCATATTCAACCTGACCGTAGCAATTGCCCTGGCTATCGAAGACACCCAGTATGTCGCCGGTGGTGAGTTTGTTCATCGCCTTATCGTCGAAAAGCATGATGTGCGGCACAGCAGTGTTGCTCTCCTGTTGCCACGGCGAGTTATTTATTACAGCAGCTTTTGGTAAAGTAGCGGGATAGAGGTGCGGTGCGTCGGGAACAAAATGGGGATACTCGATGGTGTAGGCGCCAGTAGCCACCCGGTTCACCATCAGATAGGCACGACCGGGATATAACTCCGTGAAGTCGGCAGCCTGGGGGGTCCACAGCACTTTGTTGCTCCAGTCGAAGATGAGCAGGATGTCGTTGAGATGTCCGGCCAAAAGATCGCTGATGGGCACCGGCACGTTGGTGAGCACCGGCAGGAAGGTGAAGGCGCCGCTCACGGTAAAGGTCTGATCGATCAATGAATCGCCATAAATAGGCAGACAGGCAGGAGGATTCTTAATTTTAGTTTTGTAGCCTATGGGCATCCAGTTACTTAAGGTTCCCTGTGCAGGTATGGGTTCAGCCCAGAAATATTTACCCTGCTTGTCGACCAT contains:
- a CDS encoding T9SS type A sorting domain-containing protein; its protein translation is TIAKLPQANPGGDLSLSCSDYDIPNGKWLPVELTNTITGDYESILWSTNGDGTFNDPTAVAPFYNPGLADIWKGDIELCVTVQGVEACQTSDTKCMMLYIPQQLIYFDVDGWWGISSYLDTDLPLVSQVMDPLVLIPGSQHLVTMVDKQGKYFWAEPIPAQGTLSNWMPIGYKTKIKNPPACLPIYGDSLIDQTFTVSGAFTFLPVLTNVPVPISDLLAGHLNDILLIFDWSNKVLWTPQAADFTELYPGRAYLMVNRVATGAYTIEYPHFVPDAPHLYPATLPKAAVINNSPWQQESNTAVPHIMLFDDKAMNKLTTGDILGVFDSQGNCYGQVEYGNTEEVFSLIAMGRNNQLRDERAGFETGEKMFMRKYNAITQGHQAVTFVYDTDFPSSDGLFAENGASRVVDIIETATSVNDDHTLNNLAIYPNPANSELNIKASGNIRKVELLNSVGQIVMSQSFDANQIRLDVSQYKAGLYIVAITQSTGDVITRRVTIY